One Bombus affinis isolate iyBomAffi1 chromosome 10, iyBomAffi1.2, whole genome shotgun sequence genomic window, GCGCGGAAACAGGATGTCCACGCTGAAAAGGATCAAGGCTAACGAGATACCGGGAGAAACTGATCCCAAGGTGTAAGTAAAGTGCAGAAAGAAAGAAGTGTATAAATGGTAAGTCGAGAATAGTTACAGCATAGGAAAACGTAGAGCGATGGATGTACAATCGGAAGGATACGAAGCAAGGATCAGAGAAAAATAAAGCCACGTTACCTGTGgagcagggacagcgacaggtGCATCCTTATCTTTAGGTGCATCCGACTTCTGCTCCGACTGAAAAGAGTACAAAAAGATACGTGCAATAGTGTGTGCTAAGCGCTACGCCAAAGATTCGTCAACGGACCGAACAGTCACGACTTCTGTGATCGCCGTGATAACGATCTAACAGGACAGGAAACTAACGAAAGAgagtgtgtgtatgtgtgcgcgcgcgcgtgtgcgtgtgtgtgtaaatataatgtatataaacacacacacatatatatacatacatacatagacataaataaacaaacggatggatggatggatggatTGATGGATGGATTGATGGATGGATGGATTAATAGATAGATACATAGATGAATAAATAAGTAGAGATAAAAAAAGGAATTGAACAAATGTACAAACGACCAAAATTAgaatagaataaaaaagaaatgggAGTACAACGTAGGAACAGAAGAAACACGTAATATGTGCGATCCGTTGATTACGATGCGAGTATTTACAAGTGTATCGTACAAAGAGGAACTAAAGATTCGAAAACGAACAATGCAAAATCTCCGGACTAGCTTTCTAATCGATCCATATAACCGTTCATACTCGAGTTATCGCTTTTTAAAGTCGATTCGAACTAACGAATCTCGTAAACTcgtaaaaaatatcgtacaggAAAAAGTTACAACTGAAAATAATTCTTGATGTATATTTAAAGAGAACGATGACGATAGGGCGTCGAATGGTTTTCCAAGTATATAGAATGACTCTAAATCTACCACGAATTTTTCACGAGATATCTAATAGGCAAATCGAAAGGTTTTTATCGAATCGATAACAAAATCTACCATGCAGGATTATCGAGTTACCAAGCTGAGTGAAACACTAGACAATGATTTCCGTGGCGTCGCGTTATTCCTGGGCCGATTCTCCGGTAATTGAGGTTCGAAATATACGACGATAGAGCGAGTGAGAGCTAGATCGAGTAGACTAGAGGAGTTAAGAAACGATTAACGAGAAACAATGATAATTTCACGCTAAATGGAGCGATAGAAAGCAAAGACCGAAGGATAGGTTCGATATCGCAAAAGTCGCTAGAAAAACAGATTAGACGAGAAGGTAATCGTTACGGACTTTTACTTGGCCGTCCTGGCTACGAGGACGACGCGGAGGTCCGCCACCTCTTCCCCCGCGGAAATTACGACGGAAGTAACGACGAGAAGGTCCTCCGCGTCCACGACCGCCACCACGTGGCACGCCTCCGTCACCGCCAGTCTCGCCACCTTGTTCGCCACCGTCGCCGGTGTTATCTCCTTGTTGTTGCGCCGATGGACCAGAACGGCGCGATCCGCGATAGTAGCCATCGTATTGTCGTCGAACCCTGTAACGTCGTTGCTGACCGCCTCCCTCACCGACATTCGCTTCGTCCCCGGTCTTACCCTCACCTGGAACCAACAACGAGCAAACATGTTTCTCCTACCTTCCTCCGTTCCGTTTGAAACTTAACGACAAAAGGCAACATTATCCGCCTTTTACTCACCGGTTTCGTAACCGTCTTGACCTTCTCGAGGTCTACGTTGAGGTCGAGTGCTTCCACGTCTTTGACTGATGTACCAATGACCTCCGCGATACCCACGTCGCCTATCGGCAGCATAAGGCGAACCTTTTACTGCTTCCCCGGATGGACCAGTAACGTTGGCCGCTTCATGACCCTTCTCGCCTATTACCACGTCAAATTCGACCACTTCACCGTCGCCGACACTGCGCACAGCCTTCCTTGGGTTGTTCTTCACGATGGCTGACTATAAGAGCAGAAAATTATCATCGTGATCAGCGATTCGCATATTCGAGATCCAATCCGTAGCTCGTTCCTTTCAACTACCACCAAAATAAATGTACTACTCACTTGATGAACAAATACATCCTCCTTGGTGTCGTTCCTAAAACAAATCAAACGGATTGTTAAACGATAGAATTATCGAAGAGGAGACGCGTTTGTTTGTAATTCGACGAAAATTTGTTGTGCGTCTGGGAACATGGACCAAATGGAAAGCATTTCCATGTACGATCCAATGGATGTCCAGACAGTCGTTTTCTCTACCACCGTGTACTTGAAACGATACCATTGAATCCGCGCAAACGGCGCGAACAAAGGTGCGAATGAACGGTGGTGATTCGATCGCGACAACTTTCTCCCGAAAAAAATGTCCTTTTCTCTGACCTACGAAAATCGTTGTGCCGCGCGAAAACGAACGATGCTTTGGCCACTGTGCAAAGGCATAGCGCATCCGATAGCTACTTATACATACACGCGTACGCACATGTGTATATGGTATGTGCATAGTGGCGCGAAGAAGGGAAAGGAAGAGAATGAAAAGGAACTAGAAAAGAAGTAGCATAGAGTGGGGTGGAGTGCCATGGACTAAGGTGGGGATGCGGATAGGAAAATGCTAGAAATAGCCAAAGATAAAGGAGGAACCGTGGACGAACGAATGTGATTTGGCGATGCACGTGTCGAAGCAAGCGTCTATTTTGCCAATGTTAGAACGTTTGGATCGAGCTTGAGAACGAACCCGCGCTACGAAAGCTTCGCCAGCCATTCAGAGTTCGGTCGAAATTTAGAAATTCGGATCTCCTCgatacgatcgatcgatcgatcgatcgaaaagACAAAAAAAACAAGTGAAAAACGGTAAATCGTTGGTACTAACCTGTTGATGAATCCGTACCCACTCTTCACGTTGAACCACTTTACAGTCCCGGTCACTTTGTTAGCTGAAACCCAACAAAAACAAAATAGTACTAATTAAATATCTAGCACACAACCTTAGGCGTCGCATTAGTCGATAAATGCATCCTCGATAAACAAATCAATTAAACCATTTATCGGGAATCCGGCGATTCGGTTTGTTCGAAAAGGTGGAAACCGGAGCAGACGGTACGGCTAAATAAACCGCTCTGAATAAACGCACCACTGATCTAATTGTAAAATCAAGGCACGTATATTGTTTAGTTTGTATCCTCTTTGCAACAAGTATTTACTTTACCATTCgtgagaaatatttatatttactaaCTGTTGCGATGTGTTCGTAATTAAAAGCCAATTATTCTTAGGATAATTCCATGTTTATATAGCAAA contains:
- the LOC126921282 gene encoding Y-box factor homolog gives rise to the protein MADPEKQPEQPKAGQQKLIIANKVTGTVKWFNVKSGYGFINRNDTKEDVFVHQSAIVKNNPRKAVRSVGDGEVVEFDVVIGEKGHEAANVTGPSGEAVKGSPYAADRRRGYRGGHWYISQRRGSTRPQRRPREGQDGYETGEGKTGDEANVGEGGGQQRRYRVRRQYDGYYRGSRRSGPSAQQQGDNTGDGGEQGGETGGDGGVPRGGGRGRGGPSRRYFRRKSAGSEHHHRKHRLTKSNGTTTTKTLLLIYNTNTRYTPKQQQRQQQPQQQHYNITNEKS